From Neoarius graeffei isolate fNeoGra1 chromosome 27, fNeoGra1.pri, whole genome shotgun sequence:
CACATAAGTAACAGGATACAGTTCTTATCAAAGGAGTAAGAACAGCAGAGGGCACAGTGGTTATGAATCAAAGTCAATAAACGTTCAAGTTTTTGACATGTGGCACTTCACGTGCGTGTTAACCTGTGGATTTGCATACTGTGGTTGCAAATTAAATCATTTAAAGTCTAGTAATGGTTCAATTATACCCTACATTGATATGAGCAAAACACAATCTCATTTAACTGTGCTAACCCTTTTAAACATAATCACATCATCTTCGCTTGCTGTAAACTCATTCATTAATCAGTACTAACCAAACACTCAGAGCTGATCAACAACTTACCAGCATAAAAGTGGTAAAAAGGCCACCAGACTGCACTGTTTGGTATGTAAGTAAGAAGAGACGCCACATATCCTCTGTAAAACCCACGGAATCCGTCTGCTGCAAATATCTGAGCTATAATGTCTCTCGTCTGGCCGAAAGCGACTCTGTGCTTTGCTCCAGTTGTCGCTTTTGGTTTGACTTTAAAGCGTGTCAGATGCACCCCTTCACCCTGCATCATAAGCTGCTGAGAGATCACGTCGATGGGGACGGTGATGCTCTGTGCAACCAGCGACGCTGACCCTCCTGCCACCAGCGACTTTACAGTGTTGTCCTTGGAGTAACTGGAGACATACTTCCTCACCAGCT
This genomic window contains:
- the slc25a44b gene encoding solute carrier family 25 member 44b isoform X2, coding for MQQKRNIQIIEWEDLDKRKFYSFGVFMTMSIRATVYPAMLIRTRLQVQKGKSLYSGTYDAFRKILRAEGIRGLYRGFMVNTFTLISGQAYITTYELVRKYVSSYSKDNTVKSLVAGGSASLVAQSITVPIDVISQQLMMQGEGVHLTRFKVKPKATTGAKHRVAFGQTRDIIAQIFAADGFRGFYRGYVASLLTYIPNSAVWWPFYHFYAAF